The Plasmodium cynomolgi strain B DNA, scaffold: 0024, whole genome shotgun sequence DNA window agaaagaaaatgtCATTTTATTCCTTACACTGTATATACTGTGCGATTATTTATGTCCTTCAGGAGGGACTTCATGTAGGATTACAATCTACACTCTTTCTTTGTTGTTATTCTTTTCTCTTATACtattatttgttccttttcaaCTATCTAGTATACGGAACGAAATACTCTGTAGAATGTTCTGCTAAGTCATATTCAGGCTCTACCATTGAATTTTCCGTTGAATAGGCTGTAGAGTCGTATGTTAAGGTGTTCAATTCACGTTCAATAAATCTCTCTTTTCTTCCACCCAAAAGGTTATGTTTCCTAGAGATGAATGGAAAATactaaaaggaaaaaagaaagggaggGTGAAAACGAGGGTGATAGGTGTAAGGGTGTTGGGTCGAAGGGTGTTAGGGTGAGAGGTTGTTATGGTGGTAGTGTTATAGTGATCATGTTATCGTGGTGTATAGTGTTATGGTATTGTGGTGGTATTGTTTTATAGTGTTCTGGTGGTGGTGTTATAGTGTTAAGTTGTTAAGGTGAAAGGAAGGCGTGTTAGGATTGTTGATGATATAGTGCtatggtggtggtggtgtaATGTTTATGGTGATGATGTAATGCCTATGCAGGTGATGGTGTAGTGTTTATTTTGGTGGTGTATAGTGTTCTATGATTGTGGTGGTACTTACTTTGTAAAAGAGTAAGGCGACTATTGGTAATGCTATTGCTGCAGAAACGACACCTTTACGAATATTGGTAGTGTCCATTCCATCCGAGCCTCGAGCAGTTAATGGTCCACCAACAGGTAATGGTAATTGTGGAGGTTGCAgttgctgttgttgttgctgctgctcAATTACACGTTCCGCTTGCTTATCTTGACTTTGAGCACCTTCTGCTTTCTTTCCTTGGCTAGAAATACCTTCTCTTGTGAGTGCTACCTCACCCGAAAAATATGAAGGGGAAGATAGTCTCAGTATAATGAACAGTCTTTAAATCTTGTAGTTTTGTTGGTGCACCATCAGTGTACACAGAAGGAAGTAACTTCCCAAGTTGCatgtttcttccccctccatccatccccccttcttcctttcttatttccttccttttctttccttttctttttgaggaagaaaaagggggaaggaagaaagtaaggaaggaaaggaaaggagaaagggATAGTGGTATATGTaccatattttaaaattttagtaGAGAGTGCTCTGTGGATGGAACAACACTTCCTTCCTGCCATAACATGGGAACTGCTTACCTTCACTCAGTACAGTTACCTTATCTGTGGTATCTTCACTTCTTTCATTTGTTGCAAAATCTGCTCCACGCActttttcgcattttaaTTCTGATACCACTTGACTCTTCCCTTTTCTACCAGACGTCTTAAAATCTATGCAATATGACTCATGGTCATCATTACAAATACTAATTAAACTGTCATATGCTCCCTTAGCATCCTTCTGGCATTGTTCAATTTGCGTAGTAcagatatatttattattcccCGGTTGTTTCATCAGTTCCTGATAGTTATAGTTAtaattgaatatttttttcctttcagaGAAAATGTACGAGCTCATATCAGGGTATATATTGTTGCACTGAGATGGGAGCCCCAATTTCTGCAGTTCCTGGTAAATTGCCTTCATTCTACTCACAAATATATAAGAATCATTGAATTTTCCAATTATTTTGTCACCTATCCAATAGTACAGACATTTGCAGGGATCATAATACGGCTGCCCACTCTTCTCCTTTGTATATGTGTAACAATATGCATGTATAATTCTGTTGGCCAAGGTCACATCACTCTTCAGTAACCATTTTAATGTACTCTCCgcattctttattttcccgTTGTTCACCTGTTTTACATGAAGCATACAATacttctctccattttcgAAATTAGCATACATCAGTTGTGAGGGTAACATATTTAAACCCCCTCCCTAAAAAGTGTAATTGACAAGGAATCAGCATGTGTAGATACATGTTTCCATGTATccttatattattatttcagagtatacatatacactGTTGCTGCATGTTTACGTAGTTATCAACTCTAAACAGGGAAGATAATTCTTCcgtgtttttcctttcttaCTCCtgccattttcttttaattatatttctttGCTGACATCTTATGTTTCATGTGTATTTTcctatattttctatttattCTGCTTTTAGTCTTTATTCTTTCATTATTCTTAcatttatacacatatgtccTTTGTACATTCTTATGATTACTCtgtattattacatataaaattttccatttttacattcaaCTATTtattcttccttctccttttataAAGTATAATCTGCTGCAAATTCTAATTATGTGTATTTGTATGTTACTTATACAGAGTACTAATTATTGAACAGAGAAACATTAAATTAAAGCCCCCCCCCTAAATCATACCTCctaattattcttttttttc harbors:
- a CDS encoding hypothetical protein (putative), with amino-acid sequence MLPSQLMYANFENGEKYCMLHVKQVNNGKIKNAESTLKWLLKSDVTLANRIIHAYCYTYTKEKSGQPYYDPCKCLYYWIGDKIIGKFNDSYIFVSRMKAIYQELQKLGLPSQCNNIYPDMSSYIFSERKKIFNYNYNYQELMKQPGNNKYICTTQIEQCQKDAKGAYDSLISICNDDHESYCIDFKTSGRKGKSQVVSELKCEKVRGADFATNERSEDTTDKHSQEKVFLAKERKQKVLKVKISKRNV